In Dehalogenimonas etheniformans, one genomic interval encodes:
- a CDS encoding reductive dehalogenase — MFGRANVLMASGRKTGWRGERPNIDHEREEMSTFHSTLSRRQFMKTLGLAGAGLGGAALVAPVFHDLDELIASPQAGIQRPWWIKEVEKTTLEVDWSLIQPWSNKDNNNSNPARYNPNYADVQAQAKALKAEWLAANKPGYSARDWALDDSAGGSQAKPWVLDSKATTPTTLGIPKWEGTPEENARMLRSAMKLYGTFMLGYAPLDSNSKKLVFKELTFEDTDKGYMKSSGAYVIPSKADLSMFTWSVRYPLGTTRAAPSKIANAGKSYADNLSDNIGNSTQRFLVQLGYQCMWGGKNHMAPQPAFNALNGVGEGSRDSGQVISPEYGMPMHSNEALTDLPIAPTSPIDAGIFRFCHDCAKCAEVCPSGALTYDKDPSWETAAYNCPGHRQYKNDIPKCRAFSTLAPNCITCQASCVFTKVEYSVVHQLVKATSSSTPIFNSFFRTMDNAFGYGAKISSTENPTTGVFNAKATDWWDLELPAFNFDVSKKT; from the coding sequence ATGTTTGGGAGGGCCAATGTTCTTATGGCATCCGGGAGAAAGACCGGATGGCGAGGGGAAAGACCCAATATAGATCATGAAAGAGAAGAAATGTCTACGTTTCACAGCACATTAAGTCGCAGACAGTTTATGAAAACACTTGGCCTGGCTGGAGCTGGGTTAGGTGGGGCAGCGTTGGTAGCTCCGGTTTTTCATGATCTTGATGAATTGATCGCGTCTCCTCAAGCTGGAATACAGCGTCCATGGTGGATCAAAGAAGTCGAAAAGACAACCTTGGAGGTTGATTGGTCCTTGATCCAACCTTGGAGCAATAAGGACAATAACAACTCAAACCCTGCCAGATACAATCCCAATTATGCAGATGTTCAAGCTCAAGCTAAGGCCTTAAAGGCTGAATGGTTGGCAGCAAACAAACCCGGATACTCGGCTCGAGACTGGGCTTTAGACGATAGCGCCGGTGGTTCCCAAGCTAAACCATGGGTGCTGGACTCAAAAGCTACCACGCCTACGACCTTAGGCATTCCCAAATGGGAGGGTACTCCAGAGGAGAATGCCAGGATGCTTCGATCCGCGATGAAGTTGTACGGTACCTTCATGTTGGGGTACGCACCGCTTGACAGCAACTCTAAGAAGTTGGTGTTCAAAGAACTGACTTTTGAAGACACAGACAAGGGTTATATGAAATCGAGCGGCGCTTATGTTATTCCAAGTAAAGCCGATCTATCTATGTTCACTTGGTCAGTACGATATCCTTTAGGGACTACACGCGCTGCGCCATCGAAGATCGCTAATGCGGGCAAGAGTTATGCTGATAATCTTAGCGATAATATTGGCAATTCAACACAGCGATTCCTTGTTCAATTAGGTTACCAATGCATGTGGGGTGGCAAAAATCATATGGCGCCGCAGCCTGCTTTTAACGCCTTGAACGGGGTCGGTGAGGGTAGCCGAGATTCCGGTCAGGTGATCTCACCTGAATATGGTATGCCCATGCATTCCAACGAGGCACTGACCGATCTTCCGATTGCACCGACATCTCCGATCGATGCAGGAATTTTCCGGTTCTGTCATGACTGTGCAAAATGCGCCGAGGTCTGTCCCAGCGGTGCACTGACGTACGACAAAGATCCGAGTTGGGAAACTGCAGCGTACAATTGCCCTGGCCATAGGCAATATAAGAATGATATTCCTAAATGTCGTGCCTTCAGTACACTGGCTCCGAACTGCATAACCTGCCAGGCTTCCTGTGTTTTTACCAAGGTCGAATATTCCGTTGTTCACCAACTAGTTAAAGCGACGAGTTCTTCTACTCCCATCTTTAATAGTTTCTTTAGGACTATGGACAACGCCTTTGGGTATGGAGCAAAGATAAGTTCGACTGAAAATCCCACTACAGGCGTTTTCAACGCAAAAGCTACTGATTGGTGGGATCTTGAATTGCCCGC